Proteins found in one Arachis stenosperma cultivar V10309 chromosome 8, arast.V10309.gnm1.PFL2, whole genome shotgun sequence genomic segment:
- the LOC130946127 gene encoding pathogenesis-related protein PRMS-like, with the protein MEWDKVLEIEAQDFLFEHKGDCLKAGPGAHFSVGQNNARKLGSLNFSGVDAVRTWVAQKKHYNYKTNSCVGGDCRAYKQVVWKTTTHVGCGRVICHNDAGILITCVYDPPGNIPAIHPY; encoded by the coding sequence ATGGAGTGGGACAAGGTCCTAGAAATAGAAGCTCAAGATTTCTTGTTTGAACACAAAGGAGATTGCTTGAAGGCAGGACCCGGGGCGCATTTTAGCGTGGGTCAGAACAATGCACGCAAATTGGGATCCCTAAACTTCAGTGGAGTGGACGCTGTGAGAACGTGGGTGGCACAGAAGAAACATTACAACTACAAAACCAACTCTTGTGTTGGTGGTGACTGTCGTGCCTATAAACAGGTTGTTTGGAAGACCACTACTCATGTAGGTTGTGGTAGAGTCATATGTCACAATGATGCAGGCATTCTTATTACTTGTGTTTATGATCCTCCCGGGAACATTCCAGCCATTCATCCCtattaa
- the LOC130946128 gene encoding protein FAR1-RELATED SEQUENCE 5-like, whose translation MAIRNAVRVVFPEVRHRLCAWHLIRNATSNVGSPSFTSIFQKIMLGDYEISVFKRKWVQLIEEFGLEDKPWVINMYEEKHMWATAYIRGKFFAGFRTTSRCEGLHSVVARYVGSRHDLTSFVEHFQRCVAHLCFKEFNADYESTRGVPVIQTCIELLERYAAELYTHEIFRFFRPFFSRAGSMRVLNIENNDDCIKYIMCKHGRPDFMWTVDFRQEEMIFMCTCLRMESFGIPYEHIVKVMVDKDICEISRSLVLDRWTKKVKSALIDPSGFTRDAVIISRQSALIEFSKKLAAVAAKVPGRYEETRDLIMGLYSSYKAANEGTNQPHSGVAKSSNPYAHQIGVGSGQPSRKKRQRCSVCQMEGHKKTTCPWQKDIDNNVIEDEANGSDDGDVYSVPTAELDSDN comes from the coding sequence ATGGCGATTAGGAATGCAGTCAGAGTTGTATTTCCCGAAGTCAGACATAGATTATGCGCTTGGCACCTTATTCGAAATGCAACTAGCAATGTTGGAAGTCCATCGTTTACATCTATATTCCAAAAAATTATGTTGGGAGACTACGAGATTTCCGTGTTTAAGCGTAAGTGGGTTCAGCTTATTGAAGAATTTGGCCTTGAGGATAAGCCGTGGGTGATCAACATGTACGAAGAGAAGCATATGTGGGCTACTGCATATATAAGAGGAAAATTCTTTGCTGGCTTTAGAACTACCTCAAGATGTGAAGGTTTACACTCAGTTGTTGCAAGGTATGTGGGGTCGCGGCATGATTTGACAAGTTTCGTAGAGCATTTTCAAAGGTGTGTTGCACACTTGTGCTTTAAAGAATTTAATGCTGATTATGAATCTACACGTGGGGTGCCCGTTATACAGACTTGTATAGAGCTGCTAGAGAGATATGCTGCTGAGTTATACACTCATGAGATATTTCGTTTCTTTCGGCCATTTTTTTCTAGAGCTGGATCAATGCGGGTGCTAAACATAGAGAATAACGATGATTGCATAAAGTACATTATGTGTAAGCATGGGAGGCCCGATTTTATGTGGACTGTTGATTTTCGTCAAGAAGAAATGATCTTCATGTGTACCTGTTTAAGAATGGAGTCATTTGGAATTCCCTATGAACATATTGTGAAAGTTATGGTTGACAAAGACATTTGTGAGATTTCCCGGTCATTGGTATTGGATAGATGGACAAAAAAGGTTAAGTCAGCACTCATTGATCCAAGTGGGTTCACGAGGGATGCTGTTATTATTAGTCGCCAAAGTGCCTTGAtagaattttctaaaaaattggCTGCTGTTGCTGCTAAAGTACCAGGGAGATATGAAGAGACACGTGACCTAATTATGGGATTGTACTCATCTTACAAGGCTGCAAACGAAGGCACTAATCAACCTCATTCAGGTGTAGCTAAAAGTAGCAATCCGTATGCTCATCAAATTGGTGTAGGCTCAGGACAACCATCTAGGAAGAAGCGGCAACGTTGTAGTGTTTGTCAAATGGAAGGACATAAGAAGACAACATGTCCTTGGCAAAAGGACATTGACAACAATGTTATTGAAGATGAAGCTAATGGTTCAGATGATGGCGACGTATATTCAGTACCGACGGCTGAGTTAGATAGTGATAATTAG
- the LOC130946129 gene encoding protein FAR1-RELATED SEQUENCE 5-like: MDVKFVPETGRWHIFYFSDKHNNDLLDTQFSAMLPAHRKMSEADIMQMMNMLKSGISTSQIFGLLASQAGGYEFVGYGPRDMYNEIAQQRRQIPGDAARVLKKLEAMRLKDPQLYFKACHDSRGLLRNLFWSDGISQLDYRLFGDVIAFDATYKKNKYSCPLVIFSGVNHHNQTIIFAAALVVDETTDTYIWLLRQLMFAMKDKTRPQ; this comes from the coding sequence ATGGATGTTAAATTTGTACCAGAAACTGGAAGGTGGCATATCTTTTATTTCTCTGACAAACACAACAATGATCTATTGGATACACAATTCAGTGCTATGTTGCCTGCCCACAGAAAAATGTCAGAGGCAGATATTATGCAAATGATGAACATGCTAAAGTCAGGGATTAGCACTTCACAGATATTTGGTCTTCTAGCTAGTCAAGCAGGCGGGTATGAATTTGTTGGCTATGGTCCCAGAGATATGTACAATGAGATTGCTCAGCAAAGGCGTCAAATTCCTGGTGATGCAGCACGAGTGTTGAAGAAGTTGGAGGCTATGCGGTTGAAGGATCCACAATTATATTTCAAGGCATGTCATGATTCAAGAGGTTTGTTACGTAACTTGTTCTGGTCTGATGGGATTAGCCAACTAGACTACCGACTCTTCGGGGATGTTATTGCTTTTGATGCTACGTACAAGAAGAACAAGTATAGTTGTCCATTAGTCATATTCAGCGGGGTTAACCACCACAACCAAACAATTATTTTTGCTGCTGCGTTAGTTGTGGACGAAACTACTGATACATATATTTGGCTCCTGCGTCAGCTCATGTTTGCAATGAAGGACAAGACCCGACCTCAATAA